Within the Luoshenia tenuis genome, the region CCTTCTTCTCGATTCGGCTTACATAACTGCGTGATATATTCAACTTTTTAGCCACCTCCCGCTGGGGAAGCGGCTTGCTGCCCATCAACCCATAGCGCAGCGTGATGACGATGCGTTCCCGCTCAGTCAGGCACTTTGATATATGGTCGTAAAGCGCTTGAGATTGTATGCGCAGCTCTACATCATCAAACACATTGTCCCGGTCCGAGCCTAAAATATCCAGCAGCGAGATCTCGTCTTTTTGCCGGTCGCTCCCCACCGGTTCCTGCAAAGATATATCGTCCCGGTACTTTTTGCTAGAGCGCATGCTCATCAGCACCTCGTTTTCAATACAGCGGGCGGCATAGGTGGCCAGCTGTACCTTTTTATCCGG harbors:
- the sigK gene encoding RNA polymerase sporulation sigma factor SigK, yielding MLLSLLISALQQVGFFVGHISANAFPQPLSPEEERACLIAMQKGDIEARNRLIETNLRLVAHISKKYTVQGYDSEDLISIGTVGLIKAVMTFNPDKKVQLATYAARCIENEVLMSMRSSKKYRDDISLQEPVGSDRQKDEISLLDILGSDRDNVFDDVELRIQSQALYDHISKCLTERERIVITLRYGLMGSKPLPQREVAKKLNISRSYVSRIEKKALEKLQQAFEKNSDSFLC